One part of the Dysidea avara chromosome 10, odDysAvar1.4, whole genome shotgun sequence genome encodes these proteins:
- the LOC136269193 gene encoding MAP/microtubule affinity-regulating kinase 3-like isoform X2, with the protein MSSLSGQRGPLPTVEESAEQDHHRSHRHQTSNHTGSGGASKKHSSHSSHSTRPSSAGSAGSNSRKMSRATNEDTYVGKYKLLKTIGKGNFAKVKLAKHMPTGQEVAIKIIDKTQLNPGSLQKLFREVRIMKYLDHPNIVKLFEVIETEKTLYLVMEYASGGEVFDYLVAHGRMKEKEARVKFRQIVSAVQYCHQKHVIHRDLKAENLLLDSNMNIKIADFGFSNEFTPGSKLDTFCGSPPYAAPELFQGKKYDGPEVDVWSLGVILYTLVSGSLPFDGQNLKELRERVLRGKYRIPFYMSTDCENLLKRFLVLNPSKRANLEGIMTDKWMNIGFADEEHLRPFIEPKTDINDQGRIDKMLQMGFTRREIQESLTENRYDDICATYLLLARDMKSRSLSSLLGVPNGVDVGASQSSQGSQASASSLHSHTSSRKPSAPAVMQPSIPHSAHAGKPRSVSMRQPPVSSGRRGSDYTGYIPPSLKRHGGNDNVVVENGTTTDDTAALVQKGLAQNPNRAEMPGHSKRKGSYDYTAATANRRQTVCLDSIHTNKHIQASTNGTPNSQDDLPTGGGIPSHPVAKLPSQHHNKRGKSGNPSTRLSLPPIDDPDFRPSTAPGDHNPDMFLGGSREQQTFMRGIPGRSTYSHPVRHYGHATMGAHGEVMHHGHRQGGFFRKLTAKFSRKSVASEESDVKPRSLRFTWSMKTTSTMDPLDILQEIQRVLDINGCDYEQREKFLLMCSHEAKEGHHFIQWEMEVCKLPRLQVNGVRFKRISGNSMAFKGIASKIANELKL; encoded by the exons ATGTCGAGCCTGAGCGGCCAAAGGGGACCCCTTCCCACCGTTGAAGAATCA GCAGAACAAGACCATCACAGATCACATAGACATCAAACTTCAAATCACACTGGCAGTGGTGGAGCCAGTAAGAAACACTCTTCACATAGTAGTCACAG TACTCGGCCGTCTTCAGCTGGGAGCGCTGGTAGTAATTCTCGTAAGATGTCACGAGCAACCAATGAAGACACTTATGTTGGAAAGTATAAGTTACTAAAAACCATAGGCAAAGGAAACTTTGCAAAAGTGAAGTTAGCTAAACACATGCCAACTGGCCAAGAA GTGGCTATCAAGATAATAGACAAGACACAGCTAAATCCAGGAAGCTTGCAGAAG TTATTTAGGGAAGTCAGAATTATGAAATACTTGGATCACCCCAACATTGTAAAACTGTTTGAAGTAATAGAGACAGAGAAGACGTTATACCTTGTAATGGAGTATGCTAGTGGTG GTGAAGTGTTCGACTACTTGGTGGCTCACGGACGCATGAAAGAAAAAGAAGCACGTGTTAAGTTCAGACAG ATTGTCTCTGCTGTCCAGTACTGTCACCAGAAACATGTTATCCATAGGGACTTGAAG GCTGAGAATTTATTGTTGGATAGTAACATGAATATTAAGATAGCCGATTTTGGATTTAGTAATGAATTTACTCCAGGAAGCAAACTTGATACTTTTTGTGGCAGTCCGCCATATGCTGCACCCGAGTTGTTTCAGGGGAAGAAATACGACGGTCCTGAAGTGGATGTATGGAGTCTGGGAGTAATCCTTTACACATTAGTTAGTGGATCCCTACCATTTGATGGACaaaatttaaaa GAATTAAGAGAACGTGTTCTAAGAGGTAAATATAGAATACCTTTTTACATGTCAACAGATTGTGAGAATCTGTTGAAACGCTTTTTGGTGCTAAATCCCAGCAAAAGAGCTAACCTTGAG GGTATTATGACTGATAAATGGATGAACATTGGGTTTGCCGATGAAGAGCACCTTAGACCTTTCATTGAACCAAAGACAGACATCAATGATCAAGGTAGAATAGACAAAATGCTACAGATGGGTTTCACAAGGAGAGAAATCCAGGAATCATTAACAGAAAACCGTTATGATGATATTTGTGCCACATATTTGTTGCTTGCCAGGGACATGAAATCAAGA TCTCTGTCAAGTCTTCTTGGAGTGCCAAATGGAGTAGACGTGGGAGCTAGCCAGTCCAGTCAAGGCTCACAAGCATCAGCTTCATCCCTCCACAGTCACACCTCCTCTAGAAAGCCTAGTGCACCAGCTGTAATGCAG CCATCTATACCCCATTCGGCACATGCTGGTAAGCCTCGCAGTGTCTCCATGAGGCAGCCTCCTGTTTCATCTGGCCGACGTGGTTCTGATTATACTGGTTACATCCCACCAAGTTTAAAGCGTCATGGTGGCAATGATAATGTTGTAGTAGAGAATGGAACAACAACAGATGATACTGCTGCTCTTGTACAAAAAGGGTTAGCACAGAACCCTAATCGTGCTGAGATGCCTGGCCACTCCAAACGAAAAGGGTCTTATGATTACACAGCT GCTACAGCCAACCGACGTCAGACTGTTTGTCTGGATAGTATTCACACTAACAAACACATTCAAGCATCCACAAATGGAACTCCAAA TTCTCAGGATGACCTCCCTACTGGCGGAGGGATTCCGAGCCACCCCGTAGCCAAATTACCCTCTCAACATCACAATAAGAGGGGTAAATCGGGCAATCCTAGCACCCGGCTTTCTCTACCACCTATTGATGACCCAGACTTTAGACCAAG tactgctccTGGGGATCATAACCCAGACATGTTTCTGGGCGGCTCGAGAGAACAGCAGACATTTATGAGGGGTATCCCCGGTAGGAGTACTTACAGTCATCCAGTGAGACACTACGGCCATGCCACCATGGGTGCCCACGGAGAAGTCATGCATCATGGTCACAGACAAGGAGGCTTCTTCCGTAAATTAACTGCCAAGTTTAGCAGAAA ATCTGTAGCTTCAGAGGAATCTGATGTTAAGCCTCGCTCATTACGATTCACCTGGAGCATGAAGACAACCAGTACAATGGATCCATTAGACATCCTGCAAGAGATCCAACGAGTATTAGACATCAACGGTTGTGACTATGAACAGAGAGAGAAATTTCTTCTCATGTGCTCTCATGAAGCAAAAGAAGGTCATCATTTTATCCAGTGGGAGATGGAGGTGTGTAAACTCCCTCGTCTTCAAGTAAATGGCGTAAGATTTAAGAGAATATCAGGAAACTCTATGGCCTTTAAAGGCATTGCTTCCAAGATTGCAAATGAGCTGAAGTTATAA
- the LOC136269232 gene encoding p53 and DNA damage-regulated protein 1-like, translated as MDSVLATYARAEAVASEILSDKQQIIELDAKRNQNREAIRQLKSASANSKAWVCFNNTFLQFKSQKCLEMLEEDQKLLDSEINKLHDGLEGKVSALREMEGSDPLKGFNLKGMDRSELWKVTDEN; from the exons ATGGACTCCGTTTTGGCAACATATGCGAGAGCAGAGGCAGTTGCTTCAGAGATTTTAAGTGACAAACAGCAA ATAATAGAGCTAGATGCGAAGCGGAATCAAAACAGAGAGGCGATTAGACAGCTGAAGTCTGCCTCAG CTAATAGCAAAGCATGGGTATGTTTTAACAATACTTTTCTGCAATTCAAGTCTCAGAAGTGCTTGGAAATGTTAGAGGAAG ACCAAAAATTGCTGGACAGTGAAATTAACAAATTGCATGATGGCTTGGAAGGAAAAGTTTCAGCTTTGCGTGAAATGGAAG GTAGTGATCCATTAAAGGGTTTCAACCTTAAAGGAATGGATCGGTCGGAATTATGGAAAGTTACAGATGAAAACTGA
- the LOC136269193 gene encoding MAP/microtubule affinity-regulating kinase 3-like isoform X1, producing MSSLSGQRGPLPTVEESAEQDHHRSHRHQTSNHTGSGGASKKHSSHSSHSTRPSSAGSAGSNSRKMSRATNEDTYVGKYKLLKTIGKGNFAKVKLAKHMPTGQEVAIKIIDKTQLNPGSLQKLFREVRIMKYLDHPNIVKLFEVIETEKTLYLVMEYASGGEVFDYLVAHGRMKEKEARVKFRQIVSAVQYCHQKHVIHRDLKAENLLLDSNMNIKIADFGFSNEFTPGSKLDTFCGSPPYAAPELFQGKKYDGPEVDVWSLGVILYTLVSGSLPFDGQNLKELRERVLRGKYRIPFYMSTDCENLLKRFLVLNPSKRANLEGIMTDKWMNIGFADEEHLRPFIEPKTDINDQGRIDKMLQMGFTRREIQESLTENRYDDICATYLLLARDMKSRSLSSLLGVPNGVDVGASQSSQGSQASASSLHSHTSSRKPSAPAVMQPSIPHSAHAGKPRSVSMRQPPVSSGRRGSDYTGYIPPSLKRHGGNDNVVVENGTTTDDTAALVQKGLAQNPNRAEMPGHSKRKGSYDYTAATANRRQTVCLDSIHTNKHIQASTNGTPNSQDDLPTGGGIPSHPVAKLPSQHHNKRGKSGNPSTRLSLPPIDDPDFRPSTAPGDHNPDMFLGGSREQQTFMRGIPGRSTYSHPVRHYGHATMGAHGEVMHHGHRQGGFFRKLTAKFSRNPDVCRSVASEESDVKPRSLRFTWSMKTTSTMDPLDILQEIQRVLDINGCDYEQREKFLLMCSHEAKEGHHFIQWEMEVCKLPRLQVNGVRFKRISGNSMAFKGIASKIANELKL from the exons ATGTCGAGCCTGAGCGGCCAAAGGGGACCCCTTCCCACCGTTGAAGAATCA GCAGAACAAGACCATCACAGATCACATAGACATCAAACTTCAAATCACACTGGCAGTGGTGGAGCCAGTAAGAAACACTCTTCACATAGTAGTCACAG TACTCGGCCGTCTTCAGCTGGGAGCGCTGGTAGTAATTCTCGTAAGATGTCACGAGCAACCAATGAAGACACTTATGTTGGAAAGTATAAGTTACTAAAAACCATAGGCAAAGGAAACTTTGCAAAAGTGAAGTTAGCTAAACACATGCCAACTGGCCAAGAA GTGGCTATCAAGATAATAGACAAGACACAGCTAAATCCAGGAAGCTTGCAGAAG TTATTTAGGGAAGTCAGAATTATGAAATACTTGGATCACCCCAACATTGTAAAACTGTTTGAAGTAATAGAGACAGAGAAGACGTTATACCTTGTAATGGAGTATGCTAGTGGTG GTGAAGTGTTCGACTACTTGGTGGCTCACGGACGCATGAAAGAAAAAGAAGCACGTGTTAAGTTCAGACAG ATTGTCTCTGCTGTCCAGTACTGTCACCAGAAACATGTTATCCATAGGGACTTGAAG GCTGAGAATTTATTGTTGGATAGTAACATGAATATTAAGATAGCCGATTTTGGATTTAGTAATGAATTTACTCCAGGAAGCAAACTTGATACTTTTTGTGGCAGTCCGCCATATGCTGCACCCGAGTTGTTTCAGGGGAAGAAATACGACGGTCCTGAAGTGGATGTATGGAGTCTGGGAGTAATCCTTTACACATTAGTTAGTGGATCCCTACCATTTGATGGACaaaatttaaaa GAATTAAGAGAACGTGTTCTAAGAGGTAAATATAGAATACCTTTTTACATGTCAACAGATTGTGAGAATCTGTTGAAACGCTTTTTGGTGCTAAATCCCAGCAAAAGAGCTAACCTTGAG GGTATTATGACTGATAAATGGATGAACATTGGGTTTGCCGATGAAGAGCACCTTAGACCTTTCATTGAACCAAAGACAGACATCAATGATCAAGGTAGAATAGACAAAATGCTACAGATGGGTTTCACAAGGAGAGAAATCCAGGAATCATTAACAGAAAACCGTTATGATGATATTTGTGCCACATATTTGTTGCTTGCCAGGGACATGAAATCAAGA TCTCTGTCAAGTCTTCTTGGAGTGCCAAATGGAGTAGACGTGGGAGCTAGCCAGTCCAGTCAAGGCTCACAAGCATCAGCTTCATCCCTCCACAGTCACACCTCCTCTAGAAAGCCTAGTGCACCAGCTGTAATGCAG CCATCTATACCCCATTCGGCACATGCTGGTAAGCCTCGCAGTGTCTCCATGAGGCAGCCTCCTGTTTCATCTGGCCGACGTGGTTCTGATTATACTGGTTACATCCCACCAAGTTTAAAGCGTCATGGTGGCAATGATAATGTTGTAGTAGAGAATGGAACAACAACAGATGATACTGCTGCTCTTGTACAAAAAGGGTTAGCACAGAACCCTAATCGTGCTGAGATGCCTGGCCACTCCAAACGAAAAGGGTCTTATGATTACACAGCT GCTACAGCCAACCGACGTCAGACTGTTTGTCTGGATAGTATTCACACTAACAAACACATTCAAGCATCCACAAATGGAACTCCAAA TTCTCAGGATGACCTCCCTACTGGCGGAGGGATTCCGAGCCACCCCGTAGCCAAATTACCCTCTCAACATCACAATAAGAGGGGTAAATCGGGCAATCCTAGCACCCGGCTTTCTCTACCACCTATTGATGACCCAGACTTTAGACCAAG tactgctccTGGGGATCATAACCCAGACATGTTTCTGGGCGGCTCGAGAGAACAGCAGACATTTATGAGGGGTATCCCCGGTAGGAGTACTTACAGTCATCCAGTGAGACACTACGGCCATGCCACCATGGGTGCCCACGGAGAAGTCATGCATCATGGTCACAGACAAGGAGGCTTCTTCCGTAAATTAACTGCCAAGTTTAGCAGAAA TCCTGATGTTTGTAGATCTGTAGCTTCAGAGGAATCTGATGTTAAGCCTCGCTCATTACGATTCACCTGGAGCATGAAGACAACCAGTACAATGGATCCATTAGACATCCTGCAAGAGATCCAACGAGTATTAGACATCAACGGTTGTGACTATGAACAGAGAGAGAAATTTCTTCTCATGTGCTCTCATGAAGCAAAAGAAGGTCATCATTTTATCCAGTGGGAGATGGAGGTGTGTAAACTCCCTCGTCTTCAAGTAAATGGCGTAAGATTTAAGAGAATATCAGGAAACTCTATGGCCTTTAAAGGCATTGCTTCCAAGATTGCAAATGAGCTGAAGTTATAA
- the LOC136269211 gene encoding G protein-coupled receptor 137Ba-like, which produces MDVGEEEAQYRDGICRMERPGGSMPWQNMTSSSEPALNLAVVIIITILVGILYILIYAQLMFILYRKLWFMLISYQTVFLFVNLLWASLRLTLYTFYFASGGPCCDMVFKLPKILHWLLVNFPTFLQFFSLALLVHYFAGVLFRSLEWRFDPSFQLNMYRRIANVIWVLLTFTFLIVNVTFGLHKPTHDLLLARLLILEIMFLVMAVFLSLCILVTYTTRYGRALSEVQSTLRKIWAVLISLALSFLFISRCIYNIVSVVHSDGWKLAADWNLPSDQANYEWNSKYGFVTYLIALIFWEVIPTYLVVLFFRVKLHWPKQNFEINSGDLDVKSSFFFSNPRRYDSVEGDSFPYQRSSQVSIPQIPPSRMGYSYGSFSGPAPTARHSINSSYQPTGPMPGTTPPRLFAGKSPLFSNN; this is translated from the exons ATGGATGTCGGTGAAGAGGAGGCGCAGTACAGGGATGGAATATGTCGTATGGAGCGACCAGGAGGTAGTATGCCGTGGCAGAACATGACAAGCTCTAGCGAGCCAGCTCTCAATCTGGCCGTAGTCATAATTATCACGATTTTGGTGGGAATCCTTTACATACTAATTTACGCCCAGCTCATGTTCATCTTATACAGAAAACTTTGGTTCATGTTAATttcttatcaaacagtgttcCTGTTTGTTAACCTACTCTGGGCTAGCCTCAGACTGACACTCTACACATTTTATTTTGCATCTGGTGGACCTTGCTGTGACATGGTGTTTAAACTGCCTAAAATACTTCACTGGCTGTTGGTGAACTTTCCCACCTTTTTACAGTTCTTTTCACTGGCACTGTTGGTGCATTACTTTGCAGGG GTGCTGTTTAGAAGCCTAGAATGGAGGTTTGATCCTTCTTTCCAGCTTAACATGTATAG GAGGATAGCAAATGTGATATGGGTTTTACTGACTTTTACATTTCTGATAGTCAATGTGACATTTGGGTTGCATAAACCCACACATGATTTGCTCCTAGCACGACTACTGATATTAGAAATAATGTTCCTAGTGATGGCAGTGTTTCTGTCCCTGTGTATATTGGTAACTTACACGACCAGATATGGCAGAGCATTGTCAGAAGTTCAG AGCACCCTAAGGAAGATCTGGGCTGTGTTGATCTCACTAGCCCTCAGCTTTCTCTTTATATCAAGATGTATCTACAATATCGTATCAGTAGTGCACAGTGATGGGTGGAAACTAGCCGCAGACTGGAACCTGCCGTCAGACCAG GCTAACTACGAATGGAACTCCAAATACGGATTTGTCACTTATCTTATTGCCCTAATATTCTGGGAGGTGATTCCAACCTACCTCGTGGTATTGTTCTTCCGTGTGAAACTTCACTGGCCCAAGCAG AATTTCGAGATAAATTCTGGAGACCTCGATGTCAAAAGCAGTTTCTTCTTCAGTAATCCGAGAAGATATGATTCTGTTGAAGGAGACAGTTTTCCTTACCAGCGTTCATC GCAAGTCAGTATACCACAGATTCCACCCAGTCGTATGGGGTATAGTTACGGGTCATTCAGTGGTCCTGCTCCTACTGCAAGACATAGCATCAACTCTTCATATCAACCTACTGGTCCCATGCCTGGGACAACACCACCTAGACTGTTTGCTGGCAAAAGTCCTTTGTTTAGCAACAACTGA
- the LOC136269193 gene encoding MAP/microtubule affinity-regulating kinase 3-like isoform X3: MSSLSGQRGPLPTVEESAEQDHHRSHRHQTSNHTGSGGASKKHSSHSSHSTRPSSAGSAGSNSRKMSRATNEDTYVGKYKLLKTIGKGNFAKVKLAKHMPTGQEVAIKIIDKTQLNPGSLQKLFREVRIMKYLDHPNIVKLFEVIETEKTLYLVMEYASGGEVFDYLVAHGRMKEKEARVKFRQIVSAVQYCHQKHVIHRDLKAENLLLDSNMNIKIADFGFSNEFTPGSKLDTFCGSPPYAAPELFQGKKYDGPEVDVWSLGVILYTLVSGSLPFDGQNLKELRERVLRGKYRIPFYMSTDCENLLKRFLVLNPSKRANLEGIMTDKWMNIGFADEEHLRPFIEPKTDINDQGRIDKMLQMGFTRREIQESLTENRYDDICATYLLLARDMKSRSLSSLLGVPNGVDVGASQSSQGSQASASSLHSHTSSRKPSAPAVMQPSIPHSAHAGKPRSVSMRQPPVSSGRRGSDYTGYIPPSLKRHGGNDNVVVENGTTTDDTAALVQKGLAQNPNRAEMPGHSKRKGSYDYTAATANRRQTVCLDSIHTNKHIQASTNGTPNTAPGDHNPDMFLGGSREQQTFMRGIPGRSTYSHPVRHYGHATMGAHGEVMHHGHRQGGFFRKLTAKFSRNPDVCRSVASEESDVKPRSLRFTWSMKTTSTMDPLDILQEIQRVLDINGCDYEQREKFLLMCSHEAKEGHHFIQWEMEVCKLPRLQVNGVRFKRISGNSMAFKGIASKIANELKL, encoded by the exons ATGTCGAGCCTGAGCGGCCAAAGGGGACCCCTTCCCACCGTTGAAGAATCA GCAGAACAAGACCATCACAGATCACATAGACATCAAACTTCAAATCACACTGGCAGTGGTGGAGCCAGTAAGAAACACTCTTCACATAGTAGTCACAG TACTCGGCCGTCTTCAGCTGGGAGCGCTGGTAGTAATTCTCGTAAGATGTCACGAGCAACCAATGAAGACACTTATGTTGGAAAGTATAAGTTACTAAAAACCATAGGCAAAGGAAACTTTGCAAAAGTGAAGTTAGCTAAACACATGCCAACTGGCCAAGAA GTGGCTATCAAGATAATAGACAAGACACAGCTAAATCCAGGAAGCTTGCAGAAG TTATTTAGGGAAGTCAGAATTATGAAATACTTGGATCACCCCAACATTGTAAAACTGTTTGAAGTAATAGAGACAGAGAAGACGTTATACCTTGTAATGGAGTATGCTAGTGGTG GTGAAGTGTTCGACTACTTGGTGGCTCACGGACGCATGAAAGAAAAAGAAGCACGTGTTAAGTTCAGACAG ATTGTCTCTGCTGTCCAGTACTGTCACCAGAAACATGTTATCCATAGGGACTTGAAG GCTGAGAATTTATTGTTGGATAGTAACATGAATATTAAGATAGCCGATTTTGGATTTAGTAATGAATTTACTCCAGGAAGCAAACTTGATACTTTTTGTGGCAGTCCGCCATATGCTGCACCCGAGTTGTTTCAGGGGAAGAAATACGACGGTCCTGAAGTGGATGTATGGAGTCTGGGAGTAATCCTTTACACATTAGTTAGTGGATCCCTACCATTTGATGGACaaaatttaaaa GAATTAAGAGAACGTGTTCTAAGAGGTAAATATAGAATACCTTTTTACATGTCAACAGATTGTGAGAATCTGTTGAAACGCTTTTTGGTGCTAAATCCCAGCAAAAGAGCTAACCTTGAG GGTATTATGACTGATAAATGGATGAACATTGGGTTTGCCGATGAAGAGCACCTTAGACCTTTCATTGAACCAAAGACAGACATCAATGATCAAGGTAGAATAGACAAAATGCTACAGATGGGTTTCACAAGGAGAGAAATCCAGGAATCATTAACAGAAAACCGTTATGATGATATTTGTGCCACATATTTGTTGCTTGCCAGGGACATGAAATCAAGA TCTCTGTCAAGTCTTCTTGGAGTGCCAAATGGAGTAGACGTGGGAGCTAGCCAGTCCAGTCAAGGCTCACAAGCATCAGCTTCATCCCTCCACAGTCACACCTCCTCTAGAAAGCCTAGTGCACCAGCTGTAATGCAG CCATCTATACCCCATTCGGCACATGCTGGTAAGCCTCGCAGTGTCTCCATGAGGCAGCCTCCTGTTTCATCTGGCCGACGTGGTTCTGATTATACTGGTTACATCCCACCAAGTTTAAAGCGTCATGGTGGCAATGATAATGTTGTAGTAGAGAATGGAACAACAACAGATGATACTGCTGCTCTTGTACAAAAAGGGTTAGCACAGAACCCTAATCGTGCTGAGATGCCTGGCCACTCCAAACGAAAAGGGTCTTATGATTACACAGCT GCTACAGCCAACCGACGTCAGACTGTTTGTCTGGATAGTATTCACACTAACAAACACATTCAAGCATCCACAAATGGAACTCCAAA tactgctccTGGGGATCATAACCCAGACATGTTTCTGGGCGGCTCGAGAGAACAGCAGACATTTATGAGGGGTATCCCCGGTAGGAGTACTTACAGTCATCCAGTGAGACACTACGGCCATGCCACCATGGGTGCCCACGGAGAAGTCATGCATCATGGTCACAGACAAGGAGGCTTCTTCCGTAAATTAACTGCCAAGTTTAGCAGAAA TCCTGATGTTTGTAGATCTGTAGCTTCAGAGGAATCTGATGTTAAGCCTCGCTCATTACGATTCACCTGGAGCATGAAGACAACCAGTACAATGGATCCATTAGACATCCTGCAAGAGATCCAACGAGTATTAGACATCAACGGTTGTGACTATGAACAGAGAGAGAAATTTCTTCTCATGTGCTCTCATGAAGCAAAAGAAGGTCATCATTTTATCCAGTGGGAGATGGAGGTGTGTAAACTCCCTCGTCTTCAAGTAAATGGCGTAAGATTTAAGAGAATATCAGGAAACTCTATGGCCTTTAAAGGCATTGCTTCCAAGATTGCAAATGAGCTGAAGTTATAA